AATCTTTTGAACGGTAAGGATCACTTTAATGTGATGGGGCAAATATGCTCAGCGGAAATCAATATCGGAAGTACGATAGCTGAAGTGAAATAAGGCGCGCTATAGGGATCGGAAAAGGTTAATCGGAGGCTAGCACCTTGCTAGTCTCTTTATTACTGTATCATCTGTATTAAAACATAAATAATATTTACGTTTTAATTGACACAGTTAAATCTTTATTCTATTATCAGGATATAAAAGTAACACAGATTATTGTTATCTGTATCACTTCAATGATACAGATGCAGAAATGTAATGAACAAAAAGAGTAAAAGCTGCACTCAATCTGGTTGTAAGCGCTGACACTTCAATCGAATTAGAAAGCGCTTCAATATATATTTTAAGGGGGCATCATCTGTGAAAAAATGGTATAGCAAGCTATCGCTCGTCATGTTGACTGCTGTATTAATGGCAGGAGTACTTGCAGCCTGTGGAAGTAATTCCGAAAAGAACAGCGAAAATTCACCGTCAGCTTCAGGCTCACCGAGCAAAGCGCCATCGGGTAAAAAAGAGAAGCTGGTCTATTACGGATTTTCCGAGTGGGTCACAGATCCGAATTACGCACCTGTATTCGAGGAATTGAAAAATAAGTTCGAAAGCGAAAATCCCGGCTTTGAGGTTGAATTCCAAAGCGATCCATGGGGCACATGGGAAACGAAGTACAAAGTCATGTTCGCGAGCGGCAATGAGCCTGACGTATTTATCGTGAATAACCCTGATTTCCCTACTTTTGCAAATGCCGGATATTTACTTGATCTAGATGCTTCATTGGGTGCAGATTCTTTCACGGACTTTTTCCCCGGCATTCTAGACATGTACAAGTGGAACGGAAAAAATATGGCGCTCCCTTATACGACTGATGCACGGGTGCTCTGGTATAACAAGGAAATTTTCAAGCAAGCAGGTCTTGATCCAGAGAAACCACCAGCGACTTGGAGCGAGCTGAAGGAATATGCACTGCAAATCTCAAAAGCTACGAATGGTAAAGTAGCAGGATTCGGTATGGATCTTGGCTTACAGGCTTTCCCGGCAGAGAGCTTATTCACAGCTAGTAACGGCTCGATTATTCAAGTGGACGGCAGCGGCAATATTACTCCGACAGTTAATACAGCTGAATTTAAGGACTACTTGCAGTTACTTACAGATATGAAGCCAGCCTACGAGGCCGACTACTCAACGTTGGATCACCATAAGGTAGGTACTTTGTTTGCTCAACAAAAAGTAGCTATGGTTATTGCGGGTACATGGGTAACGGATCAGAACGAAGATTTGAAAAATGCGACTTTCTACGGCCAAGCTCTCGTTCCGAAATTTAATGAAAGCGCACCGAACGGTTCTTTTGGCGGCGGCTTCGGAATCGGTGTATCTGCCAAGAGCAAGCATTCTAAAGAAGCTGTTAAGCTAGCTCAGATGCTAACATCCGTTGACTTCAATGCACGTACGATGAGCGATGTGCCAGCTAATAATTCATCGTTAGCTGTATCTAAATTCGCTACTGATCCTGCATACAAGATTTTCATGGATCAAATCAAGTTTGCAAGGCAATCGCAGCCTAAAACGTTGTTCTACAAAGAGATCGACTCTGCGGTGTATGATTCAGTATCGAAAGTCATCATCAACGGACTCTCTATAGAAGATGGTATTAAAGATTTGGAAAACAAAATGAATAAGGTTATTTCTGAAAAGTAAGCAGGCCAGGGCAAAGGGAGGTTAATTGAAGCTTTACTCCCTTTGCCCGATTTTGCTAAATGAACTTCCCGGGAGACATGCAGATGATTCGAAAACGGCTTTTTCGAAAAACCGTTCCTTACTTGTACCTAATGCCATCTCTACTTATCATTGTAAGCTTATTAGCGTATCCATTGGTCTACAATTTGTATGTAAGTCTTCATCGTTGGCGACTAAGTCGACCTGATAAGCCCTTCATTGGTTTGGATAATTTCAAATCAGTGCTGACGGATGATGTATTCATGGGCGTTATGGGGACGACTATCCTCTGGACCGTTATCGGTGTTGCCTTGCAAATGACGATAGGAATGCTCAGTGCACTTTATGTAGATGAGAGACGCAGAAGCAAGGGTGTTCTAAGATCATTACTGCTACTGCCTTGGGTACTTCCAGGAGTTGTTACGGCTCTAATGTGGAGTTGGATGCTGCAGTCCGATATGGGGATTGTGAATGTCATTCTCCAATTTTTCCATCTAACGGATCATGACATTTCATGGCTCGGTTCAGATATGGCATTGTGGACCTTAATTCTTGTGAACACATGGAAGGCATTTCCGTTCTGGTTTCTGATGCTGCTGGCTGGATTGCAGGATATTCCGAATGATCAGATAGAAGCGGCCAAAATAGACGGTGCCAGATGGTTTAATGTGGTGAGATACATTAAGATTCCTCATCTCATGCCGATGATTGGCGCAACTGGGGTCATTACGACAATATGGACGCTCAATTATTTCGACTTGATCTGGGTGACAACCAAGGGTGGACCGGTGGATGCGACATCTACCTTGCCTATTTATACTTACCGACTTGCATTTGAATTTTTTGACTTTGGCAAATCATCCGCGATGGCTCTTATCAGCCTTGTACTAATTGGTGTGATTTGTTCGCCGTATATGCGTGCGATGCTAAAGTCGATAAGGGAGTGAACAGCTTGAGAGGCATAAGATTA
This portion of the Cohnella abietis genome encodes:
- a CDS encoding ABC transporter substrate-binding protein; this translates as MKKWYSKLSLVMLTAVLMAGVLAACGSNSEKNSENSPSASGSPSKAPSGKKEKLVYYGFSEWVTDPNYAPVFEELKNKFESENPGFEVEFQSDPWGTWETKYKVMFASGNEPDVFIVNNPDFPTFANAGYLLDLDASLGADSFTDFFPGILDMYKWNGKNMALPYTTDARVLWYNKEIFKQAGLDPEKPPATWSELKEYALQISKATNGKVAGFGMDLGLQAFPAESLFTASNGSIIQVDGSGNITPTVNTAEFKDYLQLLTDMKPAYEADYSTLDHHKVGTLFAQQKVAMVIAGTWVTDQNEDLKNATFYGQALVPKFNESAPNGSFGGGFGIGVSAKSKHSKEAVKLAQMLTSVDFNARTMSDVPANNSSLAVSKFATDPAYKIFMDQIKFARQSQPKTLFYKEIDSAVYDSVSKVIINGLSIEDGIKDLENKMNKVISEK
- a CDS encoding carbohydrate ABC transporter permease, whose product is MIRKRLFRKTVPYLYLMPSLLIIVSLLAYPLVYNLYVSLHRWRLSRPDKPFIGLDNFKSVLTDDVFMGVMGTTILWTVIGVALQMTIGMLSALYVDERRRSKGVLRSLLLLPWVLPGVVTALMWSWMLQSDMGIVNVILQFFHLTDHDISWLGSDMALWTLILVNTWKAFPFWFLMLLAGLQDIPNDQIEAAKIDGARWFNVVRYIKIPHLMPMIGATGVITTIWTLNYFDLIWVTTKGGPVDATSTLPIYTYRLAFEFFDFGKSSAMALISLVLIGVICSPYMRAMLKSIRE